A stretch of the Desulfovibrio sp. X2 genome encodes the following:
- a CDS encoding ABC transporter ATP-binding protein, which produces MTANAAEKAAPPAAGTGPAALLELAGVSRRYTVREGPLGVRRLSVQAVTDVGLSLEEGRTLGLVGESGCGKSTLGRVAVALERPDAGEVLFRGSPVWPALPQAFRREVQMVFQDPYSSLNPRMSIGRIVREGLDVHRVGGAAERRERVAETLSLVGLTPAYAARYPHEFSGGQRQRVAIARCLALEPSLLVCDEPVSALDVSIQAQIVNLLRDLQERMHLTYLFISHDLSVVGAICDRVAVMYLGRLMELAPRAELFAKPLHPYTRTLLSAVPVPDPSIARRRIRLAGEPPSPFAPPGGCPFHPRCPEAFAPCPHEFPVWHEAAPGRFVSCHLY; this is translated from the coding sequence ATGACCGCGAACGCAGCTGAAAAAGCCGCCCCCCCGGCCGCCGGGACCGGCCCCGCCGCCCTGCTCGAACTCGCGGGCGTCTCCCGGCGCTACACGGTGCGCGAGGGTCCCCTGGGCGTCAGGCGCCTCTCCGTGCAGGCGGTCACGGACGTGGGCCTTAGCCTCGAGGAGGGGCGCACGCTCGGGCTCGTGGGCGAGTCGGGCTGCGGCAAGTCCACGCTGGGCCGCGTGGCCGTGGCGCTCGAGCGACCGGACGCGGGCGAGGTGCTCTTCCGCGGCTCCCCGGTGTGGCCCGCGCTGCCGCAGGCCTTCCGCCGCGAGGTGCAGATGGTCTTCCAGGACCCCTATTCCTCGCTCAATCCGCGCATGTCCATCGGCCGCATCGTGCGCGAGGGGCTGGACGTGCACCGCGTGGGCGGCGCGGCCGAGCGGCGCGAGCGCGTGGCCGAAACGCTCTCCCTGGTGGGGCTCACGCCCGCGTACGCGGCGCGCTACCCGCACGAGTTCTCCGGCGGCCAGCGCCAGCGCGTGGCCATCGCCCGCTGCCTGGCGCTCGAGCCCTCGCTGCTGGTCTGCGACGAGCCGGTCTCGGCGCTCGACGTCTCCATCCAGGCCCAGATCGTCAACCTCCTGCGCGACCTGCAGGAGCGGATGCACCTGACCTACCTCTTCATCTCCCACGACCTCTCGGTGGTCGGCGCCATCTGCGACCGCGTGGCGGTCATGTACCTCGGCCGCCTCATGGAGCTCGCGCCGCGCGCGGAGCTCTTCGCAAAGCCGCTGCACCCCTACACCAGGACGCTGCTCTCGGCCGTGCCCGTGCCCGATCCCTCGATCGCGCGGCGCCGCATCCGGCTCGCGGGGGAGCCGCCGAGCCCCTTCGCCCCGCCGGGCGGCTGTCCCTTCCACCCGCGCTGCCCGGAGGCCTTCGCGCCCTGCCCGCACGAGTTCCCGGTCTGGCACGAGGCGGCGCCCGGCCGCTTCGTCAGCTGCCATCTGTACTGA
- a CDS encoding TIGR00341 family protein produces MPLRQIEILAPRDKLEEILEKITKNGEDHERDVRWVSLLEDDSVSVKTIRDVESLEAITDTIENTWDLKENVRILVYPVEATIPRLIAPEEEAAEKEAKAGNGEGGEEVAEDLKEEVEEGLTAPQRIHREELYSDLYDVAKPSRNTLILAVLSAVVAAIGLLRGSEAVVIGGMVIAPMLGPNVALALATTLGDSLLARKAALSGLSGVVAAFLVAVLMGLFLPVDPSSHVFASRSSVELGDLALALAAGMAGTLSYTMGMATAVVGVMVAVALVPPLVACGLLLGAGKFGLALGAGGLFAVNVVGINLAGVLTFLYQGLRPTTWWEKENAKRATRHAVTAWLVLLVLLAGLIVAFGRFGAKAPV; encoded by the coding sequence ATGCCGCTGCGCCAGATCGAAATCCTCGCTCCGCGCGACAAGCTCGAAGAGATACTCGAGAAGATCACGAAGAACGGCGAGGACCACGAGCGCGACGTGCGCTGGGTCTCCCTCCTCGAGGACGACTCGGTCTCGGTCAAGACCATCCGCGACGTGGAGAGCCTGGAGGCGATCACCGACACCATCGAGAACACCTGGGACCTGAAGGAGAACGTGCGCATCCTGGTCTATCCCGTGGAGGCCACCATCCCCCGGCTGATCGCGCCGGAGGAGGAGGCCGCGGAGAAGGAGGCAAAGGCCGGAAACGGAGAGGGCGGCGAGGAGGTCGCCGAAGATCTCAAGGAGGAGGTCGAGGAGGGGCTCACCGCGCCGCAGCGCATCCACCGCGAGGAGCTGTATTCCGACCTCTACGACGTGGCCAAGCCCTCGCGCAACACGCTCATCCTGGCCGTGCTCTCGGCCGTGGTCGCGGCCATCGGCCTTCTGCGCGGCAGCGAGGCCGTGGTCATCGGCGGCATGGTCATCGCGCCCATGCTCGGCCCCAACGTGGCCCTGGCCCTGGCCACCACCCTGGGCGACTCGCTCCTGGCGCGCAAGGCAGCCCTGAGCGGCCTCTCCGGCGTGGTCGCGGCCTTTCTCGTGGCGGTCCTCATGGGCCTCTTCCTGCCCGTGGACCCGAGCTCCCACGTCTTCGCCTCGCGCTCCTCCGTGGAGCTCGGCGACCTCGCCCTGGCCCTGGCCGCGGGCATGGCCGGGACCCTTTCCTACACCATGGGCATGGCCACGGCGGTGGTCGGGGTCATGGTCGCGGTGGCCCTGGTGCCGCCGCTCGTGGCCTGCGGCCTGCTCCTGGGCGCGGGCAAGTTCGGCCTCGCCCTGGGCGCGGGCGGGCTGTTCGCGGTCAACGTGGTGGGCATCAACCTCGCCGGGGTGCTGACCTTCCTCTACCAGGGGCTCAGGCCCACCACCTGGTGGGAGAAGGAGAACGCCAAGCGGGCCACGCGGCACGCCGTGACCGCCTGGCTCGTGCTCCTGGTCCTGCTCGCCGGGCTGATCGTGGCTTTCGGCCGCTTCGGCGCCAAGGCCCCTGTCTGA
- a CDS encoding flavin reductase family protein produces MARVNIGTEAFPCPMQTVLVGTMAKGRANFMAAAWYTRVSYKPPMLAVAVNARHLTAEILRGQGEEGVFSICCPDTDLMAEVDYVGLVSGRRADKSGVFTVAPGEATGAPLALECPLCVECRVAQAVPVGADILFVGDVAAVWAEEACLTDGVPDPEKLDPLLLTMPDNHYRRMGGIVGRAWHEGKALKR; encoded by the coding sequence ATGGCGCGCGTGAACATCGGCACCGAGGCATTCCCCTGCCCCATGCAGACCGTGCTCGTGGGCACCATGGCCAAGGGCAGGGCCAACTTCATGGCCGCGGCCTGGTACACGCGGGTGAGCTACAAGCCGCCCATGCTGGCCGTGGCGGTGAACGCCCGCCACCTGACGGCCGAGATCCTGCGCGGTCAGGGCGAGGAGGGCGTCTTCAGCATCTGCTGTCCGGACACGGACCTGATGGCCGAGGTGGACTACGTGGGGCTGGTTTCGGGCAGGCGGGCGGACAAGTCCGGGGTCTTCACGGTGGCGCCGGGCGAGGCGACCGGCGCGCCGCTGGCCCTCGAATGCCCCCTGTGCGTGGAATGCCGCGTGGCGCAGGCCGTGCCCGTGGGCGCGGACATCCTTTTCGTGGGCGACGTGGCGGCGGTGTGGGCCGAGGAGGCATGCCTCACGGACGGCGTGCCCGATCCGGAGAAGCTCGACCCCCTGCTCCTGACCATGCCGGACAACCACTACCGCCGCATGGGCGGGATCGTGGGCCGGGCCTGGCACGAGGGCAAGGCGCTCAAGCGTTGA
- a CDS encoding nitroreductase family protein: protein MEILDALHTRRSIRKFTADPVAPEDIRTMLEAAMMAPSAGNAQPWQFILVDDRSLLSKVPSFSPYAAMAAHAPLGVLVCGDLSLEKYPGYWVQDCSAAMQNLLLAAHGLGYGAVWTGVTPMPDRIRGFRELLSLPPHVIPLGFAVVGRPDQQPKQPERFDLAKVHSNGW from the coding sequence ATGGAAATCCTCGACGCCCTGCACACCCGCCGCAGCATCCGCAAGTTCACCGCCGACCCGGTCGCGCCCGAAGACATCCGGACCATGCTCGAGGCGGCCATGATGGCGCCGAGCGCGGGCAACGCCCAGCCCTGGCAGTTCATCCTCGTCGACGACCGCTCCCTGCTGTCCAAGGTCCCCTCCTTCAGCCCCTACGCGGCCATGGCCGCCCACGCGCCGCTCGGCGTGCTCGTCTGCGGCGACCTCTCCCTGGAGAAATACCCGGGCTACTGGGTGCAGGACTGCAGCGCGGCCATGCAGAACCTGCTCCTGGCCGCCCACGGCCTGGGCTACGGCGCGGTCTGGACCGGCGTGACCCCCATGCCGGACCGCATCCGGGGCTTCCGCGAGCTGCTCTCCCTCCCGCCCCACGTCATCCCACTCGGCTTCGCGGTCGTCGGCCGCCCGGACCAGCAGCCCAAGCAGCCCGAGCGCTTCGACCTGGCCAAGGTGCACAGCAACGGCTGGTAG
- a CDS encoding helix-turn-helix domain-containing protein, giving the protein MLKRLGNHEYYCVVELALRVIGGKWKPLILYRLVDGGVMRFSELRRSIPSITQKMLTQQLRELENDGIVLRTVHAEVPPRVEYALSDLGQSVMPVLHQLCEWGRDYELRMAEGEDAGACRAVGGA; this is encoded by the coding sequence GTGCTCAAGCGTCTGGGGAACCATGAATACTACTGCGTCGTGGAGCTGGCGCTGCGCGTCATCGGCGGCAAGTGGAAGCCGCTCATCCTCTACCGCCTGGTCGACGGCGGGGTGATGCGCTTCTCCGAGCTTCGGCGCAGCATCCCGAGCATCACCCAGAAGATGCTCACGCAGCAGCTGCGCGAACTCGAGAACGACGGCATCGTGCTGCGCACGGTGCACGCCGAGGTCCCGCCGCGGGTGGAGTACGCCCTCTCGGACCTGGGACAGAGCGTGATGCCGGTGTTGCACCAGCTGTGCGAGTGGGGCAGGGACTACGAGCTGCGCATGGCCGAGGGCGAGGACGCCGGGGCCTGCCGCGCCGTGGGCGGCGCGTAA
- a CDS encoding methyl-accepting chemotaxis protein, with amino-acid sequence MSRDASAAIPVLAVFGLFAAAAVLVANFLGLLWAAALLALFLAAAGFYLASRLRAALAHGEAVHAQALGEEKARTAQLEKALADCPLPLLLAGPGGDVLLASRGMQALPGGSGRASSVQSLFKPEKGEAADLLRDAGDFRPGLIAGTQPVEAASAPLENAGGRRLVAFRDRTALVAEQKRFAEREKGFAEAAGAMVQLAQRLASASELMSASAEEQAENSRRQKDQTDAVAQGVDTVSEAIFDVAGNASGASDAAEEAKQAAFAGVDLVTRAVSGNTSASEAAGKLAEILRRLDERAGRIGDIIGVINDIADQTNLLALNAAIEAARAGDAGRGFAVVADEVRKLAEKTMSATREVGEAVSEIQTGSGEAVTSMEETGRRVEESTGLSGQVGEALESIKRLVEDVAGRVGQIAQSSESQSAAAEEIKRSTGEIAQIARDAYEGADQQAQATKDLAKLSQELLGLARRMGGENGAGGAGGGKDDSRGKMKGILPKLMQDYIRQTYGEKVFAAMDKEMGGPVFLPQESYPDGVIAQMADIAARLTGTPRKKILHDLGFFTPGQFARYYKQYFKARTLKEFLLGMDAMHVRITRDMPGVHPPKFTYEDKGDVLFMNYRSPRALFDYFEGVIKGSAAHFKTEVKVEMKPLDAETTRAEIRFL; translated from the coding sequence ATGTCCCGGGACGCTTCCGCCGCCATACCCGTTCTCGCGGTCTTCGGCCTGTTCGCGGCCGCAGCCGTGCTTGTCGCGAATTTTCTCGGCCTCCTGTGGGCCGCGGCCCTGCTGGCCCTCTTCCTGGCCGCCGCCGGATTCTATCTCGCCTCGCGCCTGCGTGCGGCGCTCGCGCACGGCGAGGCGGTCCACGCCCAGGCCCTGGGCGAGGAGAAGGCCAGGACCGCGCAGCTCGAAAAGGCCTTGGCCGACTGCCCTCTGCCGCTGCTCCTGGCCGGGCCCGGCGGCGACGTGCTGCTCGCCAGCCGGGGAATGCAGGCCCTGCCGGGCGGCTCGGGGCGGGCCTCTTCCGTGCAGTCCCTCTTCAAGCCCGAAAAGGGCGAGGCCGCGGACCTTTTGCGCGACGCGGGCGACTTCAGGCCCGGGCTCATCGCGGGCACGCAACCGGTCGAGGCGGCTTCCGCGCCGCTGGAGAACGCGGGCGGCCGCCGCCTGGTGGCCTTCCGCGACCGGACCGCGCTCGTCGCGGAGCAGAAGCGCTTCGCCGAGCGGGAAAAGGGCTTTGCCGAGGCCGCCGGGGCCATGGTCCAGCTCGCGCAGCGCCTGGCCTCCGCCTCGGAGCTCATGAGCGCCTCGGCCGAGGAGCAGGCCGAAAACTCCCGCCGCCAGAAGGACCAGACCGACGCCGTGGCCCAGGGCGTGGACACCGTGTCCGAGGCCATCTTCGACGTCGCGGGCAACGCCTCCGGCGCCTCGGACGCCGCCGAGGAGGCCAAGCAGGCCGCCTTCGCGGGCGTGGACCTGGTGACCCGCGCTGTCAGCGGCAACACCTCGGCCTCGGAGGCCGCGGGCAAGCTGGCCGAGATCCTGCGCCGCCTGGACGAGCGCGCCGGGCGCATCGGCGACATCATCGGCGTGATCAACGACATCGCGGACCAGACCAACCTGCTGGCGCTGAACGCGGCCATCGAGGCCGCGCGCGCGGGCGACGCGGGCCGCGGCTTCGCCGTGGTCGCCGACGAGGTGCGCAAGCTCGCCGAGAAGACCATGTCCGCGACGCGCGAGGTGGGCGAGGCCGTGTCCGAGATCCAGACGGGCTCGGGCGAGGCCGTGACCTCCATGGAGGAGACCGGCCGCCGCGTGGAGGAGAGCACCGGACTCTCGGGCCAGGTGGGCGAGGCGCTGGAGAGCATCAAGCGCCTTGTGGAGGACGTGGCCGGGCGCGTGGGCCAGATCGCCCAGTCGTCGGAATCGCAGTCCGCGGCCGCCGAGGAGATCAAGCGCAGCACCGGGGAGATCGCGCAGATCGCGCGCGACGCCTACGAGGGCGCCGACCAGCAGGCCCAGGCCACCAAGGACCTGGCCAAGCTCTCGCAGGAGCTCCTGGGCCTTGCGCGGCGCATGGGCGGGGAGAACGGCGCGGGCGGCGCGGGCGGCGGAAAGGACGATTCGCGCGGCAAGATGAAGGGCATCCTGCCCAAGCTGATGCAGGACTACATCCGCCAGACCTACGGCGAGAAGGTCTTCGCCGCGATGGACAAGGAGATGGGCGGGCCCGTCTTCCTGCCCCAGGAGAGCTACCCCGACGGCGTCATCGCGCAGATGGCGGACATCGCGGCCAGGCTCACCGGCACGCCGCGCAAAAAGATCCTGCACGACCTGGGCTTCTTCACCCCGGGCCAGTTCGCCCGCTACTACAAGCAGTATTTCAAGGCCCGGACGCTGAAGGAGTTCCTGCTCGGCATGGACGCCATGCACGTGCGCATCACGCGCGACATGCCCGGCGTGCACCCGCCCAAGTTCACCTACGAGGACAAGGGCGACGTGCTGTTCATGAACTACCGCTCGCCCCGCGCCCTGTTCGACTACTTCGAGGGCGTGATCAAGGGCAGCGCGGCCCACTTCAAGACCGAGGTCAAGGTGGAGATGAAGCCCCTGGACGCCGAAACCACGCGCGCCGAGATCCGCTTCCTGTAG
- a CDS encoding flavodoxin domain-containing protein translates to MASVCIVYGSETGNTKSAAEMIAAGLGKSGHTVSLADAAVTGPEFFAAPCDVLLFGVSTWGAVDEEVTEDFKSFYEDMASADLKGRRAAVFGCGDKGYDRFCKAVDFVEQRARERGADLLLPSLKIDRNPAQSTGLVNEWIARLAAAV, encoded by the coding sequence ATGGCCAGCGTCTGCATCGTCTACGGCAGCGAAACGGGCAACACCAAGAGCGCGGCGGAAATGATCGCCGCCGGACTCGGCAAGAGCGGCCACACGGTCAGCCTCGCCGACGCCGCCGTCACGGGCCCCGAATTCTTCGCGGCCCCCTGCGACGTCCTGCTCTTCGGCGTCTCCACCTGGGGCGCCGTCGACGAGGAGGTCACCGAGGACTTCAAGTCCTTCTACGAGGACATGGCCTCGGCCGACCTCAAGGGCCGCCGGGCGGCCGTCTTCGGCTGCGGGGACAAGGGCTACGACCGCTTCTGCAAGGCCGTGGACTTCGTGGAGCAGCGCGCCCGCGAGCGCGGCGCGGATCTTCTCCTGCCGAGCCTGAAGATCGACAGGAATCCCGCCCAGTCCACCGGGCTCGTGAACGAGTGGATCGCGCGCCTGGCCGCGGCCGTCTAG
- the thiM gene encoding hydroxyethylthiazole kinase translates to MHPATALWQDVERIRSTGPLVHNITNYVVMNSTANALLSIGASPVMAHAREEVQELAGIAGALVLNIGTLSPAWIEAMRLAGATARERGIPVVLDPVGAGASTLRTETSAALMTDVSPGIVRGNASEIIALAQAACGLAAKGQTKGVDSTHASSEAVAAARALARSFACVVVVSGATDYVTDGTRAVAVDGGDSLMPRVTGMGCTATAIIGAFAAVNTSGFTAAVHAMGTMAVCGEMAGAVSQGPGSFQQNFLDALYGLCPEDVEARFRARDA, encoded by the coding sequence ATGCATCCCGCAACCGCCCTCTGGCAGGACGTGGAGCGCATCCGCTCCACGGGCCCGCTCGTCCACAACATCACCAACTACGTGGTCATGAACTCCACGGCCAACGCCCTGCTCTCCATCGGCGCCTCGCCGGTCATGGCTCATGCGCGCGAGGAGGTCCAGGAGCTGGCGGGCATCGCCGGGGCCCTGGTGCTGAACATCGGCACCCTCTCGCCCGCCTGGATAGAGGCCATGCGCCTGGCCGGGGCCACGGCGCGCGAGCGCGGCATCCCCGTGGTCCTGGACCCGGTGGGCGCCGGGGCCTCCACCCTGCGCACCGAGACCTCCGCGGCCCTCATGACCGACGTCTCGCCGGGCATCGTGCGCGGCAACGCCTCCGAGATCATAGCCCTGGCCCAGGCGGCCTGCGGGCTTGCGGCCAAGGGGCAGACCAAGGGCGTGGACAGCACCCACGCGAGCTCCGAGGCCGTGGCCGCGGCGCGCGCCCTGGCCAGGAGCTTCGCCTGCGTGGTGGTCGTCTCCGGCGCCACGGACTACGTCACGGACGGCACCCGGGCCGTGGCCGTGGACGGCGGGGATTCGCTCATGCCGCGGGTCACGGGCATGGGCTGCACGGCCACGGCGATCATCGGCGCCTTCGCCGCGGTCAACACCTCGGGCTTCACGGCGGCCGTGCACGCCATGGGGACCATGGCCGTGTGCGGCGAGATGGCCGGAGCCGTCTCGCAGGGGCCCGGCTCCTTCCAGCAAAACTTCCTCGACGCCCTCTACGGACTCTGCCCCGAGGACGTGGAGGCCAGGTTCAGGGCGCGCGACGCCTGA
- a CDS encoding ABC transporter permease gives MLTAPIAWLGRQGLSFVTESGRYVCFSVRACAAMFRLPLQFVRSTEQVYFVGVRSMSVILLIGLFTGMVLGLQGYYALVKFGSEGMLGAAVALSLIRELGPVLTAIMVIGRAGSAMTAEIGVMRISEQIDALDTMDIDPVRYLVSPKVAGSILCFPLLTAFFDVVGIIGGYLTGVVLLGVNSGVYWYRIQSAVELRDVSGGFVKSLIFALIVATMCSYQGYYTHLRSRGFGAVGVSLSTTTAVVISCVMVLVSDYVITTFFM, from the coding sequence ATGCTCACCGCACCGATCGCCTGGCTCGGCCGCCAAGGCCTTTCCTTCGTCACCGAGTCCGGGCGCTACGTCTGTTTCTCGGTCCGGGCCTGCGCGGCCATGTTCCGTCTCCCCCTGCAGTTCGTGCGCAGCACGGAGCAGGTCTATTTCGTGGGCGTGCGCTCCATGTCCGTCATCCTGCTCATCGGCCTGTTCACCGGCATGGTCCTCGGCCTGCAGGGCTACTACGCGCTGGTCAAGTTCGGCTCGGAAGGCATGCTCGGCGCGGCCGTGGCCCTCTCGCTCATCCGCGAGCTCGGGCCGGTGCTCACGGCGATCATGGTCATCGGCCGGGCCGGCTCGGCCATGACCGCGGAGATCGGCGTGATGCGCATCTCCGAGCAGATCGACGCCCTGGACACCATGGACATCGACCCGGTGCGCTATCTGGTGAGCCCCAAGGTGGCGGGCTCCATCCTCTGCTTTCCGCTGCTCACGGCCTTCTTCGACGTCGTGGGCATCATCGGCGGCTACCTCACGGGCGTGGTCCTGCTCGGCGTCAACTCGGGAGTCTACTGGTACCGCATCCAGTCCGCCGTGGAGCTGCGGGACGTGAGCGGCGGCTTCGTCAAGTCGCTCATCTTCGCTCTCATCGTGGCCACCATGTGCAGCTACCAGGGCTACTACACGCACCTGCGCTCGCGCGGCTTCGGCGCCGTGGGCGTCAGCCTGTCCACGACCACGGCCGTGGTCATCTCCTGCGTCATGGTCCTGGTCAGCGACTACGTCATCACCACCTTCTTCATGTAG
- a CDS encoding ABC transporter ATP-binding protein, producing MAEPLIEFRDLRKSFGDNAVLKGVDLTFHQGEITTIIGKSGVGKSVMIKHIVGLLEPDSGEILVRGRPLSKMDKGERKAFKGRVSYMFQSNALFDSMTVFDNVALPLRERRHLPESEVRGKVLGLLEILELPHVTDRYPSQLSGGMQKRVALARALISEPEIVLFDEPTTGLDPLRKNAVLAMISRYQRHFGFTAIMVSHDVPDVFYISNRIAILEGGEILFQGSPVDLERSGNSVAVEFLASLERLENEIMGLLDCHELSAALAGEPDGGAGRPAALLAVEDMAGVKASAGDIGAHKVLDACISLARDHAGKDALLARTGAGEFLCLLPRGEDKEVERFLTDISRDLKDGSARCCLSASIDLSVGVLGGRADLDAVDCREAARRARAGSTLLGRMQCGWHGDGGEGQ from the coding sequence ATGGCAGAGCCGCTCATAGAATTCCGCGACCTGAGGAAGAGCTTCGGCGACAACGCCGTGCTCAAGGGGGTCGACCTGACCTTCCACCAGGGCGAGATCACGACCATCATCGGCAAGTCCGGGGTGGGCAAGAGCGTGATGATCAAGCACATCGTCGGCCTGCTGGAGCCGGACTCGGGCGAGATCCTGGTCAGGGGGCGCCCGCTCTCGAAGATGGACAAGGGCGAGCGCAAGGCCTTCAAGGGGCGCGTCAGCTACATGTTCCAGAGCAACGCGCTCTTCGACTCCATGACCGTCTTCGACAACGTGGCCCTGCCCCTGCGCGAGCGGCGCCATCTGCCGGAATCCGAGGTGCGCGGCAAGGTGCTCGGCCTGCTCGAGATCCTCGAACTGCCCCACGTCACGGACCGCTACCCCTCGCAGCTCTCGGGCGGCATGCAGAAGCGCGTGGCCCTGGCCCGGGCGCTCATCAGCGAGCCCGAGATCGTGCTCTTCGACGAGCCGACCACCGGACTCGACCCGCTGCGCAAGAACGCGGTCCTGGCCATGATCAGCCGCTACCAGCGCCACTTCGGCTTCACGGCGATCATGGTCAGCCACGACGTGCCCGACGTCTTCTACATCTCGAACCGCATCGCCATCCTCGAGGGCGGCGAGATACTCTTCCAGGGAAGCCCCGTGGATCTCGAGCGCTCGGGCAACTCGGTGGCCGTGGAGTTCCTGGCCAGCCTCGAGCGCCTGGAGAACGAGATCATGGGCCTTCTCGACTGCCACGAGCTCTCGGCCGCCCTGGCCGGGGAGCCGGACGGCGGAGCCGGGCGTCCCGCCGCGCTCCTGGCCGTGGAGGACATGGCCGGGGTCAAGGCCTCGGCCGGGGACATCGGCGCGCACAAGGTGCTGGACGCCTGCATCTCGCTCGCCCGCGACCACGCGGGCAAGGACGCGCTGCTCGCGCGCACCGGGGCGGGAGAATTCCTCTGCCTCCTGCCGCGGGGCGAGGACAAGGAAGTGGAACGTTTCCTCACGGATATTTCCCGTGATCTCAAGGACGGTTCGGCCCGCTGCTGCCTGAGCGCATCCATCGACCTCTCGGTCGGGGTGCTGGGCGGGCGCGCGGACCTGGACGCAGTGGACTGCCGCGAGGCGGCCCGGCGCGCCCGCGCCGGATCGACCCTGCTGGGCCGCATGCAGTGCGGCTGGCACGGCGACGGGGGAGAAGGACAATGA
- the mlaD gene encoding outer membrane lipid asymmetry maintenance protein MlaD, giving the protein MSSSNRLNLELAVGTFVFICLLCVGYLTIKLGKMEVIGGNDYPIRAEFASVTGLRAGSSVEMAGVPVGRVSSITLNTQDMRAVVTMKIAKDIKLSDDSIASIKTSGLIGDKYVSISPGGSGEYIKPGGRIIDTESAVDIEGLISKYAFGNVEKSQ; this is encoded by the coding sequence ATGAGTAGCAGCAACAGGTTGAATCTCGAGCTGGCGGTGGGGACCTTCGTCTTCATCTGCCTCCTGTGCGTGGGATACCTGACCATCAAGCTCGGCAAGATGGAGGTCATCGGCGGCAACGACTACCCGATCAGGGCCGAGTTCGCCTCGGTCACCGGGCTGCGCGCCGGAAGCTCCGTGGAGATGGCGGGCGTGCCGGTCGGCCGCGTGTCGTCCATCACCCTGAACACGCAGGACATGCGTGCCGTGGTGACCATGAAGATCGCCAAGGACATCAAGCTCTCCGACGATTCCATCGCCTCCATCAAGACTTCCGGGCTCATCGGCGACAAGTACGTCAGCATCTCTCCGGGCGGCTCCGGGGAGTACATCAAGCCCGGCGGACGCATCATCGACACCGAGTCCGCAGTGGACATCGAAGGCCTGATCAGCAAGTATGCCTTCGGCAACGTGGAAAAATCGCAGTAG
- a CDS encoding phospholipid-binding protein MlaC, with amino-acid sequence MAKRAIALAILILFALPLAARADAPMDTMKTFVDQALAVLRDPAYKPESKKAEQRDKLAALADTVFDWVELSRRTLALNWNRLDVPQRKEFVGLYRQLLEKTYMDRIQAYSDEKVEFTGENKLDQNQVEVLTVVKAKDKDIPITYRLINRTGTWHVYDVIIEGVSLVQNYRTQFNNILSNKSPKEMLDDLRQKVATGDTSGAKQ; translated from the coding sequence ATGGCCAAGCGCGCGATCGCCCTCGCGATCCTCATCCTCTTCGCCCTGCCGCTCGCGGCCCGCGCCGACGCGCCCATGGACACCATGAAGACCTTCGTGGACCAGGCCCTGGCCGTGCTGCGCGATCCCGCCTACAAGCCCGAGTCCAAGAAGGCCGAGCAGCGCGACAAGCTCGCCGCGCTCGCGGATACCGTCTTCGACTGGGTCGAGCTCTCGCGCCGCACCCTGGCGCTCAACTGGAACAGGCTCGACGTGCCCCAGCGCAAGGAGTTCGTCGGACTCTACCGCCAGCTCCTGGAAAAGACCTACATGGACCGCATCCAGGCCTACAGCGACGAGAAGGTGGAGTTCACCGGCGAGAACAAGCTGGACCAGAACCAGGTGGAGGTCCTGACCGTGGTCAAGGCCAAGGACAAGGACATCCCCATCACCTACCGGCTCATCAACCGCACCGGAACGTGGCACGTCTACGACGTGATCATCGAGGGCGTGAGTCTCGTGCAGAACTACCGCACCCAGTTCAACAACATCCTGTCGAACAAGTCTCCCAAGGAGATGCTCGACGACCTGCGCCAGAAAGTAGCCACCGGCGATACGTCCGGGGCCAAGCAGTAG